The Spirochaetaceae bacterium DNA window TAGCGAACAGGAACTGGGGCGGCCCGACGAAGCCCTGCCGCACTACGAGCGCGCGCTGCAGATCAACCCGGACGACGCGCGGGCAATCGAGCTGCTCGCCCGGCTGCAATTCGTGCGGGAGCGCTACCTGGAGTCGTTCGCCCTGTTCGAGACGCTGGTCGAGTCCGACCCGGACAACGCCGAGATCCATGCCAACCTGGGCGCCACGCTCTACCACCTGGGACGGGTCGAAGATGCGATCGCGAGCTTCGAGCGCGCCCTCTCGCTCGACCCGACGCTGGAGTCGGTGCGCACCACCCTCGATCAGTTGCGCAGCGCGCGATAGCCGAACCCCACCGGCCGCGGCGCGCTGCGGCGCGGGCAATCAGCGCGTGGCGTCCGGTGGCGCTGACAACACGCGCTGCTCGCTGGCGGACTTGGCCGCACCTGCCGGACTGCCAGACTCTGCACCGGCGACCACGATCCGCGTTACAGTACGGCCATGCGGTTTCTTCGCAAGCGGGTGCTGGCCGGCGAGGTGCTGGCCGGCACGTTCTGCAACCTGGGCTCGGCGATCACCACCGAAATCGCCGGGCGCGCCGGGTTCGACTGGCTGCTGCTCGACCTGGAACACGGCGCCGGCGACCAGAGCGAGCTGATGCACCAGCTCCAGGCCGCCGGCGCCGCGGACACGCCGGCACTGGTAAGGATCGCGTGGAACGAGCCGTGGCGCTTCAAGCGGGTGCTCGACGCCGGCGCCGCCGGGGTGATGGTGCCCTGGGTGAGCACGTCCGAGGAGGCACGGGCCGCCGCCGAGGCGATGCGCTACTTCCCCGACGGGGTGCGCGGCGCGGCCACGCTGATCCGCGCCAACGGCTTCAGCCGCAACCGAGACGAGTACTTGGCGGCCGCCAACGACAACCTGCTCACCGTGGTGCAGATCGAGACCCGGCAGGCGGTGGACAACGCCGCCGCCATCGCCGCGGTGGACGGCGTCGACGTGCTGTTCGTGGGACCGTTCGACCTGTCCATCGGCCTCGGCATCCGCGGCCGGTTCGACCACCCGCGCTTCACGGCCGCGCTCGAGGCGGTGGTGGCCGGCGCCCGCGCGGCGGGCAAGGCGGCGGGCATCCTGCTGCAACGGACCGACCAGGTGGCGGCCACGGTGAAGCGCGGCTTTACCTTCGTCGCGATCGGCTCCGACGCCGGCCTGGTGGCCAACGGCATGGCCGAGCTGGCGGACTCCTTCACCCCCTACCGCCTGCGCCTGGAAGAGGAATAGCAATGGACAGCATCATGATCACCGGGCCGGTCGACCCGCTGGTGGCCGACGCGCTCGGCCCGTTCGGGACCGCGGTGGAGACTCCCGACATCGAAGAGCGCACCCTCATCGAGCATGCCCCCGACGCGGTGGCCATCGTGTGCCGCGGTGAGGCCCGGATCACGCGCGCGGTGATCGACGCGGCGCCGCGGCTGCGCGTGATCGGGCGCACCGGCGTCGGCGTGGACAGCATCGACGTGGCGCGCGCCACCGAGCGCGGCATCCCGGTGATCAACACCCCCGGCGCCAACGCCCGCTCGGTCGCGGAGGGCGCGTTGACCCTTGCCCTGGTGCTGCTCAAGGAGGTTTTCCACTGGGACCGGCAGGTGCGCACCGGCAACTGGGCGGCGCGCTACCAGCTCATCACCCGCGACATCGAGGGCACCGTGCTCGGCATCGTCGGCTTCGGCAACATCGGCCGCACCCTGGCCGGGCTCGCGGCGCCGCTCGGCTTCACGGTAGTGGCCAGCGACCCGTTCGTCAGCGCCGCCGACGCCCAGGCCGCCGGAGTGGAACTGCTGCCGCTGGCGGAACTGCTGAGCCGGGCCGACGTGGTAAGCCTGCACGCCACCCTCACCGCCGCCACCGCCGGCCTGATTGACGCCGCCGCCCTGGCGCGCATGAAGCGCGGCGCCCTGCTGCTCAACCTCGGCCGCGGCGGCCTGATCGACGGCCTCGACATCCTGCACGACGCCCTGCAGGAGGGCCGCCTCGGCGCCGTGGCGCTCGATACCTTCGAGCCGGAGCCGCCCGACCTCGGCCACCCCATCTTCCGCCACC harbors:
- a CDS encoding aldolase/citrate lyase family protein, which gives rise to MRFLRKRVLAGEVLAGTFCNLGSAITTEIAGRAGFDWLLLDLEHGAGDQSELMHQLQAAGAADTPALVRIAWNEPWRFKRVLDAGAAGVMVPWVSTSEEARAAAEAMRYFPDGVRGAATLIRANGFSRNRDEYLAAANDNLLTVVQIETRQAVDNAAAIAAVDGVDVLFVGPFDLSIGLGIRGRFDHPRFTAALEAVVAGARAAGKAAGILLQRTDQVAATVKRGFTFVAIGSDAGLVANGMAELADSFTPYRLRLEEE